One Granulicella sp. 5B5 DNA window includes the following coding sequences:
- a CDS encoding TetR/AcrR family transcriptional regulator has product MNTRQMLDKQQLMSGGRLEIVADSAQFDLEGIVEAPALIRESETSQDPRIRRTRDLLQQALDSLLKQKEFDRISVQDITDEAGVNRATFYAHYPDKFALLECKVAGDFNALLVERGVTFDGTCAGALRSIVLGVCDFLALTQGSACQRQRQMEPHLETAMVAVVRKMLLDGLRRHDDGSDISPDLRAATISWAILGAAKEWVRTPERPASDEIAGTVVRMIAPILHPAD; this is encoded by the coding sequence CGCACAGTTCGATCTGGAAGGAATCGTGGAGGCTCCGGCTCTTATTAGGGAGTCCGAGACGAGCCAGGACCCGCGTATCCGGCGGACCCGCGACCTGTTGCAGCAGGCGCTGGATAGCCTGTTGAAACAAAAAGAGTTCGACAGGATATCCGTGCAGGACATCACAGACGAAGCAGGCGTAAACCGGGCCACCTTTTATGCCCACTATCCGGACAAGTTCGCCCTGCTGGAGTGCAAGGTAGCGGGCGACTTCAACGCCCTGCTCGTCGAGCGCGGCGTGACCTTCGACGGAACCTGTGCCGGTGCGCTACGCAGTATCGTGCTGGGGGTATGCGACTTTCTGGCACTGACACAGGGCTCAGCCTGCCAAAGGCAGCGGCAGATGGAACCCCACCTGGAGACGGCAATGGTGGCAGTCGTCCGAAAGATGCTGCTGGACGGTTTGAGGCGGCACGACGACGGCAGCGACATCTCGCCCGACCTGCGCGCGGCAACCATCAGCTGGGCAATTCTGGGAGCCGCGAAGGAGTGGGTGCGTACACCCGAGCGGCCAGCTTCCGACGAGATCGCCGGCACGGTCGTAAGGATGATCGCCCCGATCCTGCATCCTGCGGACTAA